From a region of the Zingiber officinale cultivar Zhangliang chromosome 10B, Zo_v1.1, whole genome shotgun sequence genome:
- the LOC122028780 gene encoding uncharacterized protein LOC122028780 isoform X1 produces the protein MVSLASEMDPLDSFPGCMGRMINMFDDGTSITRTKMVTERPHRDVMRNCADIPNEPIDPVGAKMEGKHIASKDRSSPNKKPSGTPIKMLMSQEMLGDIEFGQKPPSVVARLMGLDSLPMQQPVLVDQNVRNKGHLFDDLAELQPHRQKEVDCFDKFMVCDSQSFIHGETFKDVYEVQQPPQKSVWIEKQSLQKERFDDNSYQRRMSLVRQKFNEAKLLATNEEFIDSKEFQDAVEVLNSNRDLFLKFLEESNPLFTKHLIELQSVPIPAQKTRITVLKPSSTTVKKIDKHIERQLLTDSVESIRKDNNHHYWTRELLQPKGQNLSQSTRIVVLKPCRERTDCVMTKLPNNLPKLTDGPLSGEAMANGELTGSREIDKGIVHQLQESLSYNKEDVFLSSVLSNGYIGDESSFNQSESEYMEDDIGSTSDMENATPATEHSCSCMHNIYSPISAPSFTRVSHSPESSVTREAKKRLSERLALVASSDNCHEPSELCRTSSTLGEMLAISELKIERSKDGLALSRSKSSKEENDTMISSAFLSSSGSKNDENLHGSLSRSKSVPLSPSACEVDMLNGEISGPLLGKPIVQIEGPKTNNRRSSFKDMVSSFFFSRSKRSSRGKSFRSASVQDERVQLQSFSSNSKLNDDFSESFEETPSAEIIQCTENLHDESTEGIFHKGVDSLEKPEIMGNCNQSCFSQTLAADDINNTMSQFCANAISGRPQALSRSPPIESVPRSLMRSSPYIDVASVKPLMPSMIISKADEEYDQFVFVRKLIQSSGLENKKSMIFGRWHSLDSPLNPSLLYDSLHMDDEEAKRTVSHRLLFDAVNEALLDISQSTLFAACHGHHKFDVMGVSTSGEVWTTLRNRLSDEKRVPSEPISSSTVVEWIVKNEVTGTAWIESKWLEICEFCKDIAGKVLEDLIEEAL, from the exons ATGGTGTCACTAGCAAGTGAGATGGATCCACTGGATTCTTTTCCAGGATGCATGGGAAGAATGATTAACATGTTTGACGATGGTACAAGCATAACCAGAACCAAAATGGTGACTGAGAGACCACATAGAGATG TTATGAGGAACTGTGCAGATATACCGAATGAGCCTATAGATCCTGTTGGAGCTAAGATGGAGGGCAAGCAT ATAGCAAGTAAAGACAGGAGTTCACCAAACAAGAAACCAAGCGGAACACCAATCAAAATGCTTATGTCACAGGAGATGCTGGGTGATATAGAGTTCGGACAGAAGCCTCCAAGTGTTGTCGCAAGACTAATGGGTCTTGATTCCTTACCTATGCAGCAACCAGTTTTAGTTGACCAGAACGTCAGAAACAAGGGGCATCTATTTGATGATTTAGCAGAACTTCAACCTCATCGACAGAAGGAAGTTGATTGCTTTGACAAATTTATGGTATGTGATAGTCAGTCTTTCATCCATGGGGAAACATTTAAAGATGTATATGAAGTACAGCAACCACCACAAAAGAGTGTTTGGATCGAAAAGCAATCTCTGCAGAAAGAAAGATTTGATGACAATTCATATCAAAGGAGAATGAGCCTTGTCCGTCAGAAGTTCAATGAAGCAAAACTCTTGGCTACTAACGAGGAGTTCATTGATTCTAAGGAGTTTCAAGATGCCGTGGAAGTTCTTAATTCAAATAgagatttatttcttaaatttctgGAGGAATCGAATCCACTTTTCACAAAGCATCTCATTGAGCTCCAGAGTGTGCCTATACCTGCACAAAAAACACGAATTACTGTTCTGAAACCTTCCAGCACCACTGTGAAAAAGATTGACAAACATATTGAGAGGCAATTACTTACAGATTCAGTGGAAAGTATCAGAAAAGATAATAATCATCATTATTGGACCCGTGAATTATTGCAGCCAAAGGGTCAGAATTTGTCTCAGTCGACAAGGATAGTGGTTCTGAAGCCTTGCCGCGAGAGAACTGATTGTGTGATGACTAAACTTCCTAACAATCTGCCAAAACTGACGGATGGTCCACTTTCTGGTGAAGCTATGGCAAATGGTGAATTGACAGGTTCGAGAGAAATAGACAAGGGGATTGTTCATCAGCTGCAAGAAAGCCTGAGTTACAACAAAGAAGATGTATTTTTATCTTCTGTATTGTCAAATGGATATATTGGGGATGAGAGCTCTTTTAATCAGTCAGAAAGTGAGTACATGGAAGATGACATTGGATCTACAAGCGACATGGAAAATGCAACTCCAGCAACAGAGCATTCTTGCAGTTGCATGCATAATATTTACAGTCCTATCTCAGCTCCCTCCTTTACACGAGTATCTCATTCACCAGAGTCATCTGTTACTCGAGAAGCTAAGAAACGCCTTTCAGAAAGGTTGGCTTTGGTAGCTTCAAGTGATAATTGTCATGAGCCAAGCGAATTATGCAGAACCTCAAGCACCTTAGGTGAAATGCTTGCAATTTCTGAACTAAAGATTGAAAGAAGCAAAGATGGACTTGCTCTCTCTAGGAGCAAGTCATCCAAGGAGGAAAATGACACAATGATATCCTCGGCATTCCTGTCTTCATCTGGATCTAAGAATGATGAAAATTTGCATGGCAGCTTATCAAGATCAAAGTCAGTTCCACTTTCTCCATCAGCTTGTGAAGTTGATATGTTGAATGGGGAAATCTCTGGTCCCCTGCTTGGTAAACCCATTGTTCAGATTGAGGGACCCAAGACAAATAATAGGAGATCATCTTTCAAGGATATGGTCTCTAGTTTTTTCTTCTCTAGAAGCAAGAGATCAAGCAGAGGGAAGTCCTTCAGATCTGCCTCAGTGCAGGATGAACGAGTACAGTTGCAAAGTTTCAGCAGTAATAGTAAACTGAATGATGATTTTTCAGAATCTTTTGAGGAAACTCCCTCAGCAGAGATCATACAGTGTACTGAAAACTTACACGATGAGTCAACTGAAGGGATATTTCATAAG GGTGTTGATTCTCTTGAGAAACCCGAGATAATGGGAAACTGTAACCAAAGTTGTTTCAGCCAAACTTTGGCAGCAGACGACATCAATAATACTATGTCACAGTTCTGCGCAAATGCCATCTCTGGTCGCCCAC AAGCACTTTCTAGGTCTCCACCTATAGAGTCAGTTCCGCGGTCCTTGATGAGAAGTAGTCCGTACATAGACGTAGCATCAGTAAAGCCCTTGATGCCTTCCATGATTATCTCCAAGGCAGATGAAGAATATGATCAATTTGTTTTTGTGCGAAAGCTGATCCAATCATCTGGGTTAGAGAACAAGAAGAGCATGATTTTTGGTAGGTGGCATTCGCTCGACAGTCCATTGAATCCTTCATTGTTGTATGATTCATTGCACATGGATGACGAGGAAGCCAAGCGAACCGTGAGCCACAGACTCCTTTTTGATGCTGTAAATGAAGCATTATTAGACATTAGCCAATCCACACTGTTTGCCGCCTGCCATGGCCATCATAAGTTTGACGTGATGGGTGTTTCAACATCCGGAGAAGTGTGGACGACTTTAAGAAACCGGTTATCAGATGAGAAGCGCGTGCCAAGTGAACCCATCAGCAGCAGCACAGTCGTAGAGTGGATAGTGAAAAATGAGGTCACAGGAACAGCATGGATCGAATCGAAGTGGTTGGAAATTTGTGAATTCTGCAAAGATATTGCTGGGAAGGTGTTGGAAGATCTGATTGAAGAGGCACTGTGA
- the LOC122028780 gene encoding uncharacterized protein LOC122028780 isoform X2 — MVSLASEMDPLDSFPGCMGRMINMFDDGTSITRTKMVTERPHRDVMRNCADIPNEPIDPVGAKMEGKHIASKDRSSPNKKPSGTPIKMLMSQEMLGDIEFGQKPPSVVARLMGLDSLPMQQPVLVDQNVRNKGHLFDDLAELQPHRQKEVDCFDKFMVCDSQSFIHGETFKDVYEVQQPPQKSVWIEKQSLQKERFDDNSYQRRMSLVRQKFNEAKLLATNEEFIDSKEFQDAVEVLNSNRDLFLKFLEESNPLFTKHLIELQSVPIPAQKTRITVLKPSSTTVKKIDKHIERQLLTDSVESIRKDNNHHYWTRELLQPKGQNLSQSTRIVVLKPCRERTDCVMTKLPNNLPKLTDGPLSGEAMANGELTGSREIDKGIVHQLQESLSYNKEDVFLSSVLSNGYIGDESSFNQSESEYMEDDIGSTSDMENATPATEHSCSCMHNIYSPISAPSFTRVSHSPESSVTREAKKRLSERLALVASSDNCHEPSELCRTSSTLGEMLAISELKIERSKDGLALSRSKSSKEENDTMISSAFLSSSGSKNDENLHGSLSRSKSVPLSPSACEVDMLNGEISGPLLGKPIVQIEGPKTNNRRSSFKDMVSSFFFSRSKRSSRGKSFRSASVQDERVQLQSFSSNSKLNDDFSESFEETPSAEIIQCTENLHDESTEGIFHKGVDSLEKPEIMGNCNQSCFSQTLAADDINNTMSQFCANAISGRPPLSRSPPIESVPRSLMRSSPYIDVASVKPLMPSMIISKADEEYDQFVFVRKLIQSSGLENKKSMIFGRWHSLDSPLNPSLLYDSLHMDDEEAKRTVSHRLLFDAVNEALLDISQSTLFAACHGHHKFDVMGVSTSGEVWTTLRNRLSDEKRVPSEPISSSTVVEWIVKNEVTGTAWIESKWLEICEFCKDIAGKVLEDLIEEAL, encoded by the exons ATGGTGTCACTAGCAAGTGAGATGGATCCACTGGATTCTTTTCCAGGATGCATGGGAAGAATGATTAACATGTTTGACGATGGTACAAGCATAACCAGAACCAAAATGGTGACTGAGAGACCACATAGAGATG TTATGAGGAACTGTGCAGATATACCGAATGAGCCTATAGATCCTGTTGGAGCTAAGATGGAGGGCAAGCAT ATAGCAAGTAAAGACAGGAGTTCACCAAACAAGAAACCAAGCGGAACACCAATCAAAATGCTTATGTCACAGGAGATGCTGGGTGATATAGAGTTCGGACAGAAGCCTCCAAGTGTTGTCGCAAGACTAATGGGTCTTGATTCCTTACCTATGCAGCAACCAGTTTTAGTTGACCAGAACGTCAGAAACAAGGGGCATCTATTTGATGATTTAGCAGAACTTCAACCTCATCGACAGAAGGAAGTTGATTGCTTTGACAAATTTATGGTATGTGATAGTCAGTCTTTCATCCATGGGGAAACATTTAAAGATGTATATGAAGTACAGCAACCACCACAAAAGAGTGTTTGGATCGAAAAGCAATCTCTGCAGAAAGAAAGATTTGATGACAATTCATATCAAAGGAGAATGAGCCTTGTCCGTCAGAAGTTCAATGAAGCAAAACTCTTGGCTACTAACGAGGAGTTCATTGATTCTAAGGAGTTTCAAGATGCCGTGGAAGTTCTTAATTCAAATAgagatttatttcttaaatttctgGAGGAATCGAATCCACTTTTCACAAAGCATCTCATTGAGCTCCAGAGTGTGCCTATACCTGCACAAAAAACACGAATTACTGTTCTGAAACCTTCCAGCACCACTGTGAAAAAGATTGACAAACATATTGAGAGGCAATTACTTACAGATTCAGTGGAAAGTATCAGAAAAGATAATAATCATCATTATTGGACCCGTGAATTATTGCAGCCAAAGGGTCAGAATTTGTCTCAGTCGACAAGGATAGTGGTTCTGAAGCCTTGCCGCGAGAGAACTGATTGTGTGATGACTAAACTTCCTAACAATCTGCCAAAACTGACGGATGGTCCACTTTCTGGTGAAGCTATGGCAAATGGTGAATTGACAGGTTCGAGAGAAATAGACAAGGGGATTGTTCATCAGCTGCAAGAAAGCCTGAGTTACAACAAAGAAGATGTATTTTTATCTTCTGTATTGTCAAATGGATATATTGGGGATGAGAGCTCTTTTAATCAGTCAGAAAGTGAGTACATGGAAGATGACATTGGATCTACAAGCGACATGGAAAATGCAACTCCAGCAACAGAGCATTCTTGCAGTTGCATGCATAATATTTACAGTCCTATCTCAGCTCCCTCCTTTACACGAGTATCTCATTCACCAGAGTCATCTGTTACTCGAGAAGCTAAGAAACGCCTTTCAGAAAGGTTGGCTTTGGTAGCTTCAAGTGATAATTGTCATGAGCCAAGCGAATTATGCAGAACCTCAAGCACCTTAGGTGAAATGCTTGCAATTTCTGAACTAAAGATTGAAAGAAGCAAAGATGGACTTGCTCTCTCTAGGAGCAAGTCATCCAAGGAGGAAAATGACACAATGATATCCTCGGCATTCCTGTCTTCATCTGGATCTAAGAATGATGAAAATTTGCATGGCAGCTTATCAAGATCAAAGTCAGTTCCACTTTCTCCATCAGCTTGTGAAGTTGATATGTTGAATGGGGAAATCTCTGGTCCCCTGCTTGGTAAACCCATTGTTCAGATTGAGGGACCCAAGACAAATAATAGGAGATCATCTTTCAAGGATATGGTCTCTAGTTTTTTCTTCTCTAGAAGCAAGAGATCAAGCAGAGGGAAGTCCTTCAGATCTGCCTCAGTGCAGGATGAACGAGTACAGTTGCAAAGTTTCAGCAGTAATAGTAAACTGAATGATGATTTTTCAGAATCTTTTGAGGAAACTCCCTCAGCAGAGATCATACAGTGTACTGAAAACTTACACGATGAGTCAACTGAAGGGATATTTCATAAG GGTGTTGATTCTCTTGAGAAACCCGAGATAATGGGAAACTGTAACCAAAGTTGTTTCAGCCAAACTTTGGCAGCAGACGACATCAATAATACTATGTCACAGTTCTGCGCAAATGCCATCTCTGGTCGCCCAC CACTTTCTAGGTCTCCACCTATAGAGTCAGTTCCGCGGTCCTTGATGAGAAGTAGTCCGTACATAGACGTAGCATCAGTAAAGCCCTTGATGCCTTCCATGATTATCTCCAAGGCAGATGAAGAATATGATCAATTTGTTTTTGTGCGAAAGCTGATCCAATCATCTGGGTTAGAGAACAAGAAGAGCATGATTTTTGGTAGGTGGCATTCGCTCGACAGTCCATTGAATCCTTCATTGTTGTATGATTCATTGCACATGGATGACGAGGAAGCCAAGCGAACCGTGAGCCACAGACTCCTTTTTGATGCTGTAAATGAAGCATTATTAGACATTAGCCAATCCACACTGTTTGCCGCCTGCCATGGCCATCATAAGTTTGACGTGATGGGTGTTTCAACATCCGGAGAAGTGTGGACGACTTTAAGAAACCGGTTATCAGATGAGAAGCGCGTGCCAAGTGAACCCATCAGCAGCAGCACAGTCGTAGAGTGGATAGTGAAAAATGAGGTCACAGGAACAGCATGGATCGAATCGAAGTGGTTGGAAATTTGTGAATTCTGCAAAGATATTGCTGGGAAGGTGTTGGAAGATCTGATTGAAGAGGCACTGTGA